The Juglans microcarpa x Juglans regia isolate MS1-56 chromosome 8S, Jm3101_v1.0, whole genome shotgun sequence genome has a window encoding:
- the LOC121245080 gene encoding putative disease resistance protein At3g14460 isoform X1, which yields MLSYHHLPSHLKRCFAYCSILPKDYEFKEKEVVLLWMAEGLIQPLQDEEEMEDLGFEYFRNLLSRSFFQQSRINESQFVMHDLINDLAQSVASDTCFRMEDRVGGNKHENIPIKARHSSYLGSKFDVTKKFEVFPKFTSLRTFLPLMLPDPGYCYLARHVHFELVPTLHCLRVLSFNGYCITELPDSIGDLKHLRYLNLSETRIRLLPESITSLYNLQTLLLENCIRLKKLPLMFRNLVNLRHLNIEGADSLERMPMQIGKLTCLQTLSNLVLGKDSCSGIKELGPLKHLRGTLRISRLENVIDPKNAKDAELIKKTKISELWLKCSEYIDESKDRTSELEVLNGLWPHDALTELVIINYGGTKFPNWLTSPSFPHMVSLRLENCYKCTSLPPLGQYLPSLKNLWIKGMANVKSVGSEFCGGSLETLHFYDMEEWENWSPCEVLPNLRKLSLCLCPKLLGKLPNHLPLLNKVEIIYCAQLVISISCFPDKCKFNIGECEGVMCESKVTFKSITFYTSLSAISDHGVDMEGLAELENLSIESCEELTTLWSDKVGSLPHLPFLHYLDISNCPKLVSLVAEEVDQESLQLGITSFTIRDCIALKSLPKALMYNNTCLQSIEIKKCESLTHFAKSHLPPALKKLYISNCKSMRNLVEDDDNDTNNGSCSCGITSLLEVLYISNCPSLEFLTSSGELPTTLQCLDIYSCPKLESVAKSFHHNSFLTSINISSCENLQFLNGGELLPSKLRHLYIFNCEKMQGLQNGIHNLTSLRDLEIRNCPSILSFSKEGFPTNLATLSIAYLKITEALFDWGLDNLTYLNHLEIGGCQHLVSFPDMALPASLTSLRISDLSNLECLSSEGLRKLTSLKTLWIFECEKLTCFSEDGLPPSLLELDISNCQKLMSLPKYGLPPSLQKLAISGCPLLEEHCKKDQRGEWRRIADIPCVRINGVDIYDTKTEEYIYDTDPKVL from the exons ATGTTAAGTTATCACCATCTACCTTCACATTTGAAGAGGTGCTTTGCTTATTGTTCAATTCTACCAAAGGACTATGAATTCAAGGAGAAGGAGGTGGTTCTATTATGGATGGCAGAAGGTTTGATTCAACCCCTACAAGATGAAGAGGAAATGGAAGATTTGGGTTTCGAATATTTTCGCAATCTGTTGTCAAGGTCATTTTTCCAACAGTCACGTATTAATGAATCTCAATTTGTGATGCATGACCTCATCAATGATTTGGCTCAGTCAGTTGCAAGTGATACGTGCTTTAGAATGGAAGATAGGGTTGGAGGTAATAAGCATGAGAATATTCCTATAAAGGCACGCCACTCATCTTATTTGGGAAGCAAATTTGATGTAACTAAAAAGTTTGAGGTTTTTCCTAAATTCACAAGTTTACGTACATTCTTACCTCTCATGCTACCAGATCCAGGTTATTGCTATTTGGCTCGTCATGTTCATTTTGAATTGGTTCCAACATTACATTGTTTAAGAGTGTTATCTTTCAACGGATATTGCATAACAGAGCTACCAGATTCTATTGGTGATTTGAAGCATCTGCGTTACCTTAACCTTTCAGAAACTCGAATAAGACTCCTGCCAGAATCAATAACTAGTCTTTACAACTTACAAACATTGTTGTTGGAGAACTGTATTCGTCTAAAGAAATTACCTTTAATGTTTCGAAACTTGGTCAACCTGCGCCACCTCAACATTGAAGGTGCAGATAGTTTGGAAAGAATGCCTATGCAAATAGGTAAACTAACTTGTCTTCAAACACTGTCTAATCTAGTTTTGGGAAAAGACAGTTGCTCTGGAATAAAGGAGCTTGGACCTTTGAAGCATCTTCGAGGGACACTCCGCATTTCAAGATTAGAGAATGTGATTGATCCGAAGAATGCAAAGGATGCTGAATTGATTAAAAAGACGAAAATTAGTGAGTTGTGGTTGAAATGTAGTGAATACATTGATGAGTCGAAAGACAGGACAAGTGAACTAGAGGTACTAAATGGGCTATGGCCTCACGACGCTTTGACGGAGCTGGTTATAATTAACTATGGTGGTACAAAATTTCCTAATTGGTTAACATCTCCTTCATTTCCTCATATGGTGTCCTTGAGATTAGAAAATTGTTACAAGTGCACATCATTACCTCCATTAGGGCAATATTTGCCATCACTCAAAAATCTTTGGATCAAGGGCATGGCTAACGTGAAGAGTGTTGGTTCTGAATTTTGTGGCGGTAGTTTAGAGACTTTGCATTTCTATGACATGGAGGAGTGGGAGAATTGGAGTCCTTGTGAAGTACTCCCAAATCTGCGTAAGCTTTCCCTTTGTCTCTGTCCGAAACTATTAGGGAAGTTACCAAACCACCTTCCTTTACTAAACaaagttgagataatttattgTGCACAATTGGTGATCTCAATTTCATGCTTTCCAGATAAATGCAAATTTAATATTGGGGAATGCGAAGGGGTGATGTGTGAAAGTAAGGTTACATTTAAATCAATAACATTCTACACTTCACTTTCAGCAATTTCAGATCATGGGGTTGATATGGAAGGACTGGCAGAGTTAGAAAATTTAAGTATTGAAAGCTGTGAGGAGCTGACGACTTTGTGGTCCGACAAGGTGGGATCATTGCCACATCTCCCATTTTTGCATTATCTCGACATTTCTAATTGTCCCAAACTAGTCTCTTTGGTGGCAGAAGAAGTTGATCAAGAGAGTCTCCAACTCGGAATCACATCTTTTACTATTCGTGATTGCATAGCCTTGAAATCATTACCCAAGGCGTTGATGTACAACAACACATGTCTTCAATCTATTGAAATAAAGAAATGTGAATCGCTAACGCATTTTGCCAAAAGCCATCTGCCTCCAGCTTTAAAGAAGCTATATATAAGCAATTGCAAGAGTATGAGGAATTTGGTagaggatgatgataatgatacaAACAACGGTAGTTGCAGCTGTGGCATCACATCTCTTCTTGAGGTCTTGTACATTAGCAATTGTCCATCCCTTGAATTCTTAACATCAAGCGGAGAATTACCCACCACACTTCAATGCCTCGATATTTACAGTTGTCCGAAGCTGGAGTCAGTAGCTAAGAGTTTTCATCATAACTCATTTCTGACAAGTATCAACATCTCCAGTTGTGAAAATCTTCAATTCTTGAATGGTGGAGAGTTGCTCCCTTCCAAGCTGAGACacctttatatatttaattgtgaAAAAATGCAGGGACTGCAGAATGGCATACACAACCTCACCTCTCTTCGAGATTTGGAAATACGGAATTGTCCGagcattttatcattttccaaagaAGGTTTTCCCACAAACCTAGCAACGCTTTCGATCGCTTATCTTAAAATCACTGAAGCCTTGTTCGATTGGGGGCTTGACAACCTCACTTACctaaatcatcttgaaattggTGGATGTCAGCATCTGGTTTCCTTTCCAGATATGGCGTTGCCTGCCTCTCTAACAAGCCTTCGCATTTCAGATCTCTCGAATTTGGAATGCCTGTCTTCTGAGGGCTTAAGAAAACTCACCTCTCTTAAAACATTGTGGATCTTTGAATGCGAGAAGCTCACGTGTTTTTCAGAGGATGGCCTGCCTCCCTCACTCCTAGAGCTTGATATCTCTAATTGCCAAAAGTTGATGTCTTTACCAAAGTATGGCCTACCTCCCTCACTACAGAAACTTGCAATCAGTGGATGTCCTCTGCTGGAAGAACACTGCAAGAAAGATCAGAGAGGAGAGTGGCGCAGGATAGCTGACATCCCTTGTGTTCGAATTAATGGCGTAGACATTTATGACACAAAAACGGAGGAATACATTTACGACACA GATCCAAAGGTCCTTTGA